The Eleutherodactylus coqui strain aEleCoq1 chromosome 10, aEleCoq1.hap1, whole genome shotgun sequence genome contains the following window.
GCACGGCAGGCgagagccatgcaatgtatttaaggtcacattgaaatcaatgggcgatgcgtttcgAGGACCGTGAAAAGATAGAACGTGCCCCAATTTTTTCCCTTGCCGTATTGCAGTCGGGGAAAGAGCCGCTCCTGTGTATGACGCCACTCAAAAGAATAAAGCAAATATTCACGAGTTTTGTGAGTCTTTATAAAGAACAAAACTTCGGCgagattctcgcccgtgtgaaaccggcctaaaaaaatctaaaaatactaAAGCAGCACCTTGCGAAAACctaaatttgtgtcagtctccgAACCTCTGGCCCCGGCTGTATGTTATAATCAGTGGCTGAGTCAGACATCGGAAGCCCCCCTTATAATGAGGCCACGTAGAGGAGGGGATTGCATTATCTGTAATTTCCATTGTTGATTTAACCCTTCCAAAGCAGCAGAGTTGGGAGTTCAATTAAAGACCGGCTGCTGATGTCATCAATGTGTAATGAAAGCCTGATGTCGTGCCGCGTATTATTCATCTTCTACCGGTCCCTTATGTGAAGAGTCACTTCATTAGCCGTCTGCGGTTCAAGTCCTTTTTAGACGTGACCTTTATGTAGCTTCCATCGTTCCCTTAATTCTTGGCAGAAGCTGTAGTGCTGGTGTCGGATTGTGTCATCCGTATGACATCATTATACAGAGGTGTGGCCACCGGCCGGGTGGGCGGTGGAGTGGGTGCGGCCCCTCTATGTGCCCCAGCTGGAGTGGGTTCGGCCCCTCTATGTGCCCCAGCTGGAGTGGGTGCGGCCCCTCTATGTGCCCCAGCTGGAGGGGGTGCGGCTCCTCTATGTGCCCCAGCTGGAGGGGGTGCGGCCCCTTCTATGTGCCCCGATCGGCTTCAGACTCTCATACGTGATGATGATTTTGTGTTACACACCATATGGGCGCTCGGCACGTTCTCTATTCCTGTGACGGCTGCCCGCATGCGACAGATCATCTATAGTGAATACAACGATGAATGAGGGATTAGGAAGTCGCCGACTGACGATACGTAACACTGTCACATGACCGTGCAGAACTTGGACTGTCCGGTGTCCCGAGAGATGCTGTTCTTATCTCGGACCAGGATGGACTGGTTCCCGTACTGGGAGTACCACATGCTCTGACTGCGGTTCAGGTAGGTACCTGGGGGGGCCGTCTCCAAcctgtgctgctgctgttgcCAGATAAGCAATGAGGTATCACGGTATCTCAGCCGGGCGTAGCCCTCCGACAGGGCCTTCTCCGCCAGTGGCACTCGCCCCATGCTCATTGTGGATCAACACTCCTAGGAACCTTCTAGAAGCTTCTGTCCATCACCCTGAGGATTTGGAAGCTTTAGGATCAAACTCATATTACCGCACGGACCCCACAAACAGCACAGGGAGCCGGAGCCGGCAACGGATCCGCGTCAGTGTAAATCACATGACCTGCGAGAAAAGAGACGGTTACCAGGAATAATCCAAACAATGTACCATAGTCACTCAAATACCAACGTGTCATTATCCGGCCCCCCAGTCCATCCCCCGTATTGTCAGCCCGTGTCCTCAGTTCCCTCAACCCTCCAGTGTCTGCATGCGCTTGTCCCCCCCATGTTGTCGCAGTCCTGTCCCCCCTCAAGCGTCAGCGTGTCGCAGTCCTGTCCCccctcaagtgtcagcgtgtcgcaGTCCTGTCCCGCCCCCAAGCGGCAGCGTGTCGCAGTCCTGTCCCGCCCTCAAGCGGCAGCGTGTCGCAGTCCTGTTCCGCCCTCAAGCGGCAGCGTGTCGCAGTCCTGTCCCCCCCTCAAGCGGCAGCGTGTCGCAGTCCTGTCCCCCCCTCAAGCGGCAGCGTGTCGCAGTCCTGTCCCGCCCTCAAGTGGCAGCGTGTCGCAGTCCTGTCCCGCCCTCAAGTGGCGTGTCGCAGTCCTGTCCCGCCCTCAAGTGGCAGCGTGTCGCAGTCCTGTCCCCCCCTCAAGCGGCAGCGTGTCGCAGTCCTGTCCCGCCCTCAAGTGGCAGCGTGTCGCAGTCCTGTCCCGCCCTCAAGTGGCGTGTCGCAGTCCTGTCCCGCCCTCAAGTGGCAGCGTGTCGCAGTCCTGTCCCCCCCTCAAGCGGCAGCGTGTCGCAGTCCTGTCCCGCCCTCAAGTGGCAGCGTGTCGCAGTCCTGTCCCGCCCTCAAGTGGCGTGTCGCAGTCCTGTCCCGCCCTCAAGTGGCAGCGTGTCGCAGTCCTGTCCCCCCCTCAAGCGGCAGCGTGTCGCAGTCCTGTCCCGCCCTCAAGTGGCAGCGTGTCGCAGTCCTGTCCCGCCCTCAAGTGGCGTGTCGCAGTCCTGTCCCGCCCTCAAGTGGCAGCGTGTCGCAGTCCTGTCCCCCTACAAGCGTTAGCGTGCCTCGGTCCTGTCCCCCCCACAATCGTCAGCGTGTCGTGGTCCTGTCCCCCCTCAAGCGTCAGCGTGACAGTCCTACCCCCCCTCAAGTATCAGCATGTGACAGTCCTGTCCGCCCCCCAAGCATCAGCATGTCGCAGTCCTGTCGCTcctcaagtatcagcatgtcagtCCTGTCCCCCCTCAAGTATCAGCATGTGACAGGCCTGTCCCCCCTCAAATATCAGCATGTGACAGTCCTGTACCCCCTCAAGTATCTGCATGTGACAATCCTGCCCCCCTCAAGTATCTGCGTGTCTCAGTCCTGTCCCCACTAAAGCATCAGCGTGTTGCAGTCCTGTACCTCCTCAAGTATCAGAGTGTCACAGTCCTGTCCTCCCTCAAGTATCAGAGTGTCGCAGTCCTGTCCCccctcaagtatcagcgtgtcacagTCCTGTCCTCCATCAAGTATCAGACTGTCGCAGTCCTGTCCCCCTCAAGTATCAGAGCGTCATAGTCCTGTCCCCTCTCGAATATCAGAGTGTCGAAGTCCTGTCTCCTCTCAAGCATAAGCGTGTCACAGTCCTGTCCCccctcaagtatcagcgtgtcgcAGTCCTGTCCCCcctcaagtatcagcatgtcgCAGTTCTGTCCCCCCtcaagtatcagagtgtcataGTCCTGTCCCCTCTCGAATATCAGTGTCGCAGTCCTGTCCCCTCTCAAGCATAAGCGTGTCACAGTCCTGTCCCCCCTCAAGTATCAGTGTCGCAGTCCTGTCCCccctcaagtatcagcgtgtcgcAGTCCTGTCCCCCCtcaagtatcagagtgtcataGTCCTGTCCCCTCTCGAATATCAGTGTCGCAGTCCTGTCCCCCCTCAAGTGTCAGCGTGACAGTCCTGCCCCCCCTCAAGTATCAGCGGGTCGCAGTCCTGTCCCCCCTCAAGTATCAGCATGTGACAGTCCTGTCCGCCCCCCAAGCATCAGCGTGTCGCACTCCTGTTGCtcctcaagtatcagcgtgtcacagTCCTGTCCCCCCTCAAGTATCAGCATGTGACAGTCCTGTCCCCCCTCAAGTATCAGCATGTGACAGTCCTGTACCCCCTCAAGTATCTGCATGTGACAATCCTGCCCCCCTCAAGTATCTGCGTGTCTCAGTCCTGTCCCCACTAAAGCATCAGCGTGTTGCAGTCCTGTACCTCCTCAAGTATCAGAGTGTCGCAGTCCTGCCCTCCCTCAAGTATCAGAGTGTCGCAGTCCTGTCCCCCCTCAAGTATCAGTGTCATAGTCCTGTCGCCTCTCGAATATCAGTGTCGCACTCCTGTCCCCTCTCAAGCATAAGCGTGTCACAGTCCTGTCCCCCCTTAAGTATCAGCGGGTCGCTGTCCTGTCCCCCATCAAGTATCAGCATGTGACAGGCCTGTCCCCCCTCAAGTATCAGCATGTGACAGTCCTGTACCCCCTCAAGTATCTGCATGTGACAGTCCTGTACCCCCTCAAGTATCTGCATGTGACAGTCCTGTACCCCCTCAAGTATCTGCATGTGACAATCCTGCCCCCCTCAAGTATCTGCGTGTCTCAGTCCTGTCCCccctcaagt
Protein-coding sequences here:
- the BRD3OS gene encoding putative uncharacterized protein BRD3OS translates to MSMGRVPLAEKALSEGYARLRYRDTSLLIWQQQQHRLETAPPGTYLNRSQSMWYSQYGNQSILVRDKNSISRDTGQSKFCTVM